The following are encoded in a window of Lacinutrix sp. WUR7 genomic DNA:
- a CDS encoding LytTR family DNA-binding domain-containing protein, whose amino-acid sequence MTCIIIEDEIPAQNILKNYLSKLPNLELLGVFNAAIEANTFLKCNTTDVVFLDINLPDISGIDFIKTIKNPPAIIMTTAYPDYAVSSFELETIVDYLVKPFGFDRFLKAINKAENSVEKSALSSEENIEETLFLNVDKTLHKIIINDILYLESDRNYITIITKNKKLSFIDSLKNWNEKLSEADFIQVHKSFIINRRYVDKISGNEIYVQGNRLPIGRTYKQELLKLLKIV is encoded by the coding sequence ATGACTTGCATTATAATAGAAGACGAAATTCCTGCTCAAAATATTCTAAAGAACTATTTAAGCAAATTACCAAACTTAGAGCTTTTGGGTGTTTTTAATGCTGCGATTGAAGCAAATACTTTTTTAAAATGTAATACAACCGATGTGGTTTTTTTAGATATTAATCTGCCAGATATTTCCGGAATCGATTTTATTAAAACCATTAAAAATCCGCCAGCAATTATTATGACTACTGCGTATCCAGATTACGCAGTTAGTAGTTTTGAGTTAGAAACTATTGTCGATTATTTAGTAAAACCGTTTGGGTTTGATCGCTTTTTGAAAGCAATTAATAAAGCCGAAAATAGCGTCGAAAAATCGGCTCTTTCTTCCGAAGAAAATATAGAAGAAACCCTCTTTTTAAATGTAGATAAAACACTTCATAAAATTATAATTAACGATATTTTGTATTTAGAATCCGATAGAAACTATATTACAATAATTACAAAAAACAAGAAGCTTTCATTTATTGATTCGCTTAAAAATTGGAATGAAAAACTATCCGAAGCAGATTTTATACAAGTGCATAAATCGTTTATAATTAATAGAAGGTATGTCGATAAAATTTCTGGGAACGAGATTTATGTGCAAGGGAATAGACTTCCTATTGGTAGAACCTATAAGCAAGAGTTGTTGAAATTGTTGAAGATTGTTTAA
- a CDS encoding sensor histidine kinase, translated as MITLKKHTSQILVHILFWMLFIFVSLSVFSQYYWRENPFLQYLSILVVIVYVNNLLLLPFFIKKRLYIIYVFVFVAISFFATQLYCNVFAQCGCSIMKCLSDYLWQTLVPLIFFSFIWMLYRFLEKQDEVEKIKQEHLEMELKFLKSQINPHVLFNNLNTIYSYALEKPKETPELILMLSDNLKHVLYESNAKTVSLEKELQFIDNYMTFQGIRTEGVKHINYNKSIQSSEKQIAPLLLICIIENAFKHSTLGSDISVSITEKNGVLECVCLNDYDKEKVTTEDFKIGLRNLEKRLQLIYKEDYKLEVFKDEVYKVYLKLKLH; from the coding sequence TTGATTACACTTAAAAAACATACTTCACAAATATTGGTACACATCTTATTCTGGATGCTTTTTATATTTGTGTCTCTTTCTGTTTTTTCGCAATATTATTGGCGTGAAAACCCGTTTTTACAGTATCTGTCTATTTTAGTGGTTATCGTTTATGTAAATAATCTATTGCTGCTACCTTTCTTTATAAAAAAGCGATTGTATATTATTTACGTTTTTGTTTTTGTGGCAATCTCCTTTTTTGCAACCCAATTATACTGTAATGTATTTGCGCAATGTGGTTGTTCTATTATGAAATGTTTGAGTGACTATTTATGGCAAACCTTGGTTCCGCTTATTTTCTTTTCATTTATATGGATGTTATATCGTTTTTTAGAGAAGCAAGACGAAGTAGAAAAAATAAAGCAAGAACACTTAGAAATGGAGTTGAAGTTTTTGAAATCGCAGATAAATCCGCACGTGCTTTTTAATAATCTGAATACCATTTATTCGTATGCTTTAGAAAAACCGAAGGAAACTCCGGAGCTTATTTTAATGCTGTCTGATAACCTAAAACATGTGTTATATGAAAGTAACGCCAAAACCGTTTCGCTAGAAAAAGAATTGCAGTTTATAGATAATTACATGACTTTTCAAGGGATTAGAACCGAAGGTGTAAAGCATATAAATTATAATAAATCGATACAATCTTCAGAAAAACAAATTGCGCCTTTATTGCTGATTTGTATTATTGAAAATGCTTTTAAACATAGTACTTTGGGAAGTGATATTTCGGTTTCCATTACGGAGAAAAATGGCGTTTTAGAATGTGTTTGTCTCAATGATTATGATAAAGAAAAAGTAACTACCGAAGATTTTAAGATTGGTCTACGAAACCTAGAGAAGCGTTTACAGCTCATTTATAAAGAAGATTATAAGCTTGAAGTTTTTAAAGACGAAGTATATAAGGTTTATTTAAAACTTAAGTTACATTAA
- a CDS encoding thioredoxin family protein has product MTRTIILLIAILSFSATFSQSLNQQVLDEKGNEMLLGTINKKGLQKAPFSEWFNKNQDDYAVNKKIANQLKDSLNNYTIKVFLGTWCGDSKKEVPHFYSVLETVNFPENQLEVIALDRKSEAYKQGPNGEEKGMNIHRVPTFIFYKNGKEANRIVEHPQETLERDMLKIVNGERYSSNYIAANYVQNLLASKTIDSLKIEEANLVSMLSEYVEGSRELNTLGYVYLRAKELDKAMYVFDLNTKIFPYKHNVYDSLAEAYFETKNYSEALKTYYKVLSIHPEDKNAPEMIAKITSEIESGNKDDKS; this is encoded by the coding sequence ATGACTCGAACAATTATTCTATTAATCGCAATTTTAAGTTTTTCAGCAACATTTTCACAAAGCCTAAACCAGCAAGTTTTAGATGAAAAAGGAAACGAAATGCTACTAGGAACCATCAATAAAAAAGGTTTACAAAAAGCCCCTTTTAGCGAATGGTTTAACAAAAATCAGGACGATTATGCGGTGAATAAAAAAATAGCCAATCAACTAAAAGATTCTTTAAACAATTACACTATTAAAGTATTTCTTGGTACTTGGTGTGGAGATAGTAAAAAGGAAGTTCCGCATTTTTACAGTGTTTTAGAAACTGTTAATTTTCCAGAAAATCAGTTAGAAGTTATTGCTTTAGATAGAAAAAGTGAGGCCTATAAACAAGGTCCGAATGGCGAAGAAAAAGGCATGAATATTCACAGAGTACCTACTTTTATTTTTTATAAAAACGGAAAAGAAGCGAATAGAATTGTAGAACATCCACAAGAAACTTTAGAACGTGATATGCTTAAAATAGTGAATGGAGAACGTTATTCATCAAATTATATAGCTGCAAATTATGTGCAAAATTTATTGGCAAGTAAAACTATAGATAGTTTAAAAATAGAAGAAGCCAATCTGGTTTCTATGTTGTCAGAATATGTAGAAGGAAGTAGAGAATTAAACACTTTAGGTTATGTGTATTTACGAGCGAAAGAATTGGATAAAGCGATGTATGTTTTCGATTTAAACACTAAAATCTTTCCATACAAACACAATGTATACGATAGTTTAGCGGAAGCTTATTTTGAAACTAAAAACTATTCCGAAGCACTTAAAACCTATTACAAAGTACTAAGTATACATCCGGAAGACAAAAATGCTCCGGAAATGATTGCTAAGATTACATCTGAAATAGAAAGTGGGAATAAGGATGATAAGTCTTAA
- a CDS encoding TlpA disulfide reductase family protein: protein MIPLINKNAIYLAILFYLCFSCKEKHSETNKTTTPSVTTIGDIPIYNFNDLEPLLYTNTNKTYIINFWAMWCAPCVKELPYIQEYADKNPDVEVLLVSMDFIKDIDTKLKPFLKERNITSKVVLLDDPDANSWIDKVNPDWSGAIPFTIIFNNKTRKYYERSFENLEDLENQITTNF from the coding sequence ATGATTCCACTAATAAATAAAAACGCTATTTATTTAGCGATACTATTCTATTTGTGCTTTAGTTGTAAAGAAAAACATTCGGAAACAAACAAAACGACTACACCTTCGGTAACGACAATCGGTGATATACCTATTTACAATTTTAACGACCTAGAACCACTTCTATACACAAACACGAATAAAACCTATATCATAAATTTTTGGGCGATGTGGTGTGCTCCTTGCGTAAAAGAGCTTCCATATATTCAGGAATATGCAGACAAAAATCCGGACGTAGAAGTTTTATTGGTAAGTATGGATTTTATAAAAGATATAGATACAAAACTTAAGCCTTTTCTAAAAGAAAGAAATATTACTTCCAAAGTTGTTTTATTAGACGATCCAGATGCCAATAGTTGGATTGATAAAGTGAATCCGGATTGGTCTGGAGCGATTCCTTTTACCATTATATTCAATAATAAAACCCGTAAATATTACGAACGATCTTTTGAAAACTTAGAAGATTTAGAAAATCAAATAACTACAAATTTTTAA
- a CDS encoding thioredoxin family protein — translation MKKISILIAIICISAWVLTSCKNDTSKKTGEHTEHKQDEKGHGEHGDHKGPPPHGEKGDHKGPPPHGEKGDHKGAPRGGSPEQTRTLEEIGGYKIGDVAEDFSLKNVDGSMVSLASYKDAKGYIVTFTCNGCPFSVLYEDRLIALNNTYAPKGYPVIAINGNNHENEKESYEAMQKRSEEKGFTFPYLVDEGQKVYPKFGAVRTPHVFLLDKDLKVQYIGTIDDNSKSPENVKVKYVENAIAALEKGEKPNPNFTKAIGCPIK, via the coding sequence ATGAAAAAGATTAGTATACTAATTGCAATTATCTGCATATCTGCATGGGTTTTAACTTCTTGTAAAAACGATACAAGTAAAAAAACAGGAGAACACACAGAACACAAACAGGACGAAAAAGGTCATGGAGAACATGGAGACCATAAAGGACCTCCACCACATGGTGAAAAAGGAGATCATAAAGGACCACCACCACATGGTGAAAAAGGAGATCATAAAGGAGCACCTCGTGGAGGATCACCAGAACAAACAAGAACATTAGAAGAAATTGGAGGTTATAAAATTGGAGATGTAGCAGAAGATTTTTCGCTTAAAAACGTAGACGGATCTATGGTTTCTTTAGCTAGCTATAAAGATGCAAAAGGATACATTGTAACTTTTACCTGTAATGGATGTCCGTTTTCCGTATTATACGAAGACCGTTTGATTGCATTAAACAATACCTATGCACCAAAAGGATATCCTGTAATTGCTATTAATGGTAATAATCATGAAAACGAAAAAGAAAGTTATGAGGCGATGCAAAAACGTTCTGAAGAAAAAGGGTTTACATTTCCTTACTTAGTAGATGAAGGACAAAAAGTATATCCAAAATTTGGAGCCGTTAGAACGCCTCACGTATTCCTATTAGATAAAGATTTAAAAGTACAATATATTGGTACTATTGATGATAATTCAAAATCTCCAGAAAACGTAAAAGTGAAGTATGTAGAAAATGCAATTGCAGCTTTAGAAAAAGGAGAAAAACCAAATCCTAATTTCACAAAAGCGATTGGTTGTCCGATAAAATAA
- a CDS encoding HTTM domain-containing protein — MILKLYSFLFQLIDSSIVSFFRIIFGCFMVYQMIYYYEVDYTFQFMKGPEVLFPYYGLSFLKPLSIGALKAIHFGMFISSILITLGFLYRYAMIFFFLGFSYFTFIDKTLYNNHLYLIALIAFVMIFIEADKKYSLRSKFSKKQLVKVVPAWNQYILIFLISLPYFFGGIAKLSSNWLDTNLTSVIIKQSNGSFLYQLLPETILNNLVTYGGVLFDLSIVFILLNKRTRKVGLLLVVIFSLINGTILFSDIGIFPFFMICSTILFLNSDKVGAFLDVFLVKKATDKKFKNKQERKEFMAKQRLVNQANNTIENKKEGWNNFRRATAFYILVFVVFHLLFPLRYMFLTTNPEWTGIASRFSWRMKMQTRNVTEFNMSLTDTKTSNTYHLDGKSYVTKNQYIHMLEDPFTFIHLSKYISKKLERESGIVNPSIKAKIKVEFNGLPNQYMISPNVDLTKLSESPFEDASWIPPLKK, encoded by the coding sequence ATGATATTAAAACTATACTCTTTTTTATTCCAATTAATTGATAGTTCTATTGTAAGTTTTTTCCGAATTATTTTTGGATGCTTTATGGTTTACCAAATGATTTATTATTACGAGGTAGATTATACTTTTCAGTTTATGAAAGGCCCAGAAGTATTATTTCCATACTACGGATTATCATTTTTAAAACCATTATCTATAGGTGCTTTAAAGGCTATTCATTTTGGAATGTTTATTTCGTCGATATTAATAACGCTTGGTTTTTTGTATCGTTATGCCATGATATTTTTCTTTTTAGGCTTTTCATATTTCACCTTTATTGACAAAACTTTATACAACAACCATCTATATTTAATAGCCTTAATTGCTTTTGTAATGATATTTATTGAAGCGGATAAAAAATATAGTTTACGATCAAAGTTTTCTAAAAAACAATTGGTAAAAGTAGTTCCTGCTTGGAATCAATATATACTAATATTCCTAATTAGTTTACCTTATTTTTTTGGTGGAATTGCAAAATTATCTTCTAATTGGCTAGATACTAACTTAACAAGTGTTATTATAAAACAGTCTAACGGAAGCTTCTTATATCAGCTTTTACCTGAAACAATTTTGAATAATTTAGTTACCTATGGAGGTGTTTTATTCGACCTAAGCATTGTATTTATCCTTTTAAATAAGCGTACAAGGAAAGTAGGATTATTGTTAGTAGTTATATTTAGTTTGATTAATGGAACAATTCTTTTTAGTGATATAGGAATATTTCCGTTTTTTATGATTTGTTCCACTATTTTGTTTTTAAATTCAGATAAAGTAGGAGCGTTTTTAGATGTTTTTCTAGTTAAAAAAGCAACGGATAAGAAGTTTAAAAACAAACAAGAAAGAAAGGAATTTATGGCTAAACAAAGGTTAGTTAATCAAGCCAATAATACAATCGAAAACAAAAAAGAGGGTTGGAATAATTTTAGAAGAGCGACAGCATTTTACATCTTAGTTTTTGTTGTTTTTCATCTGCTATTTCCTCTTAGATATATGTTTTTAACTACAAATCCAGAATGGACAGGGATTGCATCTCGATTTTCTTGGAGAATGAAAATGCAAACTAGAAATGTTACAGAATTTAATATGTCGTTAACGGATACAAAAACTTCTAACACTTATCATTTGGATGGGAAATCTTATGTGACTAAAAATCAATATATACACATGTTAGAAGATCCTTTTACTTTTATTCACCTTTCTAAATACATAAGTAAAAAATTGGAAAGAGAAAGTGGTATTGTAAATCCAAGTATTAAAGCAAAAATTAAAGTAGAATTTAATGGGTTGCCAAATCAATATATGATTTCTCCTAATGTAGATTTAACTAAGCTAAGTGAAAGTCCCTTTGAAGATGCTTCTTGGATACCTCCTCTTAAAAAGTAG
- a CDS encoding DNA mismatch repair protein MutS, with protein sequence MQDPNTFYKQELEAHQLEVKSLYKKLTSLSFARISVFIATGIGVYFAFSNLQIAIGIAIVGIVAFIYLLSKYTDLKYQHNLKKALVAINEEELKIASGDFKGRDEGLQFQDPNHAFSLDVDLFGKGSFFQFINRTATEEGTKYLVKELTANNIEGINSRQEAIKELAGKPKWRQHFSAVASLIQTETPASKITDWLKEHKSFLPKSMRFIPLAFTIGSGIILFLGIFEIISFLFLVFWLLLGSGISGVYLKRINDLAANTDQVKDTFKQYASLLEQMETENFSSKLLRGKQEYIQQEEKKASLIFKEFSKHIDALDNRNNLISTIFGNGFLLIDIRNSYQIEQWIAQYKTTVSHWFEVVSFFDAYNTLGNYTFNQPDFVFPEIVKEKIVIKAKNLGHPLLDKNKRVTSDLNINDQQFFIVTGANMAGKSTFLRTVSLHIVMANVGLPICATSSIYNPIKLITSMRTSDSLTDDSSYFFSELTRLKFIVDALQDDSYFIILDEILKGTNSTDKAIGSRKFVEKLVSKNATGIIATHDLSLCEIEKELDEVKNYYFDAEIINDELFFDYKLKHGICQNMNASFLLKKMEII encoded by the coding sequence ATGCAAGATCCAAATACATTTTATAAACAAGAATTAGAAGCGCATCAATTAGAAGTTAAGTCTTTGTATAAGAAACTTACTAGCTTGAGTTTTGCTAGAATATCGGTTTTTATTGCTACAGGTATTGGAGTTTATTTTGCTTTTAGTAACCTGCAAATAGCCATAGGAATAGCAATTGTTGGTATTGTTGCTTTTATCTATTTACTTTCTAAATACACCGATTTAAAATACCAACACAATCTAAAAAAAGCATTAGTTGCGATTAATGAAGAAGAACTAAAAATTGCTTCTGGAGATTTTAAAGGAAGAGACGAAGGCTTGCAATTTCAAGACCCAAATCATGCTTTTAGTTTAGATGTAGATTTGTTTGGCAAAGGCTCTTTTTTTCAATTTATAAATCGAACAGCCACAGAAGAAGGTACAAAGTATTTAGTAAAGGAACTGACGGCAAATAATATTGAAGGGATAAATTCACGTCAAGAAGCGATCAAGGAATTAGCCGGTAAACCAAAATGGCGACAACATTTCTCGGCAGTGGCAAGCTTGATTCAAACGGAAACGCCAGCATCAAAAATTACAGATTGGTTGAAAGAGCATAAATCCTTTTTACCAAAAAGCATGCGTTTTATACCTCTTGCTTTTACTATAGGTTCTGGAATAATTCTGTTTTTAGGAATCTTTGAAATCATCTCCTTTTTGTTTTTAGTTTTTTGGTTGCTTTTGGGTTCTGGTATCTCTGGAGTATATTTAAAAAGAATAAACGATTTAGCGGCTAATACCGATCAGGTTAAGGATACTTTTAAACAATATGCTTCCTTATTAGAACAAATGGAAACGGAAAATTTTTCTTCAAAATTATTAAGAGGAAAACAAGAATATATTCAGCAAGAAGAAAAAAAAGCGTCTTTAATTTTTAAAGAATTTTCAAAACACATTGATGCTTTAGATAATAGAAATAATTTAATTTCTACCATTTTTGGTAATGGTTTTCTTTTAATTGATATAAGAAATTCTTATCAAATTGAGCAATGGATTGCGCAATACAAAACAACGGTTTCGCATTGGTTTGAAGTGGTTTCCTTTTTTGACGCGTACAATACTTTAGGTAATTATACTTTTAATCAACCGGACTTTGTATTTCCAGAAATTGTGAAAGAAAAGATTGTCATAAAAGCGAAAAATTTAGGACATCCTTTATTAGATAAAAACAAAAGAGTTACTAGTGATTTAAATATTAATGACCAACAGTTTTTTATTGTTACAGGAGCAAATATGGCGGGAAAAAGTACTTTTTTAAGAACCGTTTCTTTGCATATTGTGATGGCTAATGTTGGCTTACCTATTTGTGCCACCTCTAGTATTTACAATCCTATAAAATTGATCACAAGCATGCGCACCAGCGATTCCCTTACAGATGATAGCAGTTATTTCTTTAGTGAGTTAACGCGCTTAAAGTTTATTGTAGATGCCTTACAAGACGATTCTTATTTTATTATTCTAGATGAAATTTTAAAAGGGACCAACTCTACAGACAAAGCTATTGGTTCTCGTAAGTTTGTTGAAAAATTAGTTTCTAAAAATGCTACTGGAATTATTGCAACCCACGATTTAAGTTTATGCGAAATTGAAAAGGAATTAGACGAAGTAAAAAACTACTATTTCGATGCAGAAATAATTAATGATGAACTCTTTTTCGATTACAAGTTAAAACACGGCATCTGCCAAAATATGAATGCGAGTTTCTTGTTGAAGAAAATGGAGATCATTTAG
- a CDS encoding M28 family peptidase has product MNYRYITSLFLMFFSLASCKGQTETPKVAVEVLEQNWFHADSLLHHVEVLSSDVFEGRRTGTAGAEKAKNYIINKFQELQVVPLTKNFEQHFSFTRRSKEYAGTNVLGLIKGSVKPEEYIVLSAHYDHVGVKGGKIYNGADDDASGISALFAFAEYFQKNPPKHSVILAAVDAEELGLVGSKYFVKNSIIPLENIKLNINMDMISRNNKNELFAVGSFHYKQLEPAIKSIQPSENIKLIIGHDGSDTLDDWTQSSDHAPFHDVNIPFIYFGVEDHKDYHKPTDDYENIHPNFYQNAVTTIITVFKKLDTTEL; this is encoded by the coding sequence ATGAATTATAGATATATCACCAGTTTATTTTTAATGTTTTTTTCATTAGCAAGTTGTAAAGGTCAAACGGAAACGCCAAAGGTTGCAGTCGAAGTATTGGAACAAAATTGGTTCCACGCAGATTCTTTATTGCATCATGTGGAAGTTTTATCTTCCGATGTTTTTGAAGGTAGACGTACCGGAACCGCTGGAGCAGAAAAAGCAAAAAACTATATCATAAATAAATTTCAAGAGTTACAAGTGGTACCGCTTACTAAAAACTTTGAACAGCATTTTTCCTTTACACGCAGAAGTAAAGAATATGCAGGTACTAATGTTCTCGGACTTATAAAAGGAAGTGTAAAGCCAGAAGAATACATCGTGCTTTCTGCGCATTATGATCATGTAGGTGTAAAAGGTGGAAAAATTTATAATGGTGCAGATGATGACGCTTCAGGTATTTCAGCATTGTTCGCTTTCGCGGAATACTTCCAGAAAAACCCACCAAAGCATTCTGTTATTTTGGCTGCTGTAGATGCCGAAGAACTAGGTTTGGTTGGTTCTAAATATTTTGTGAAAAATTCTATTATTCCACTAGAAAATATCAAATTGAATATCAATATGGATATGATTAGCCGAAATAATAAAAACGAATTATTTGCAGTTGGATCTTTTCATTATAAACAATTAGAACCAGCAATTAAAAGTATACAGCCTTCCGAAAATATAAAACTTATTATTGGTCATGATGGTAGTGATACATTAGATGATTGGACGCAATCTTCCGATCATGCCCCGTTTCATGATGTAAACATTCCCTTTATTTATTTTGGCGTAGAAGATCATAAAGATTACCATAAGCCTACAGACGATTACGAAAATATTCACCCTAATTTTTATCAAAATGCAGTAACTACTATTATTACTGTTTTTAAAAAATTAGACACTACAGAATTATAA
- a CDS encoding succinate dehydrogenase/fumarate reductase iron-sulfur subunit → MNLTLKIWRQKNASDKGKMVDYKVTDISPDMSFLEMLDVLNEQLINKDEEPVAFDHDCREGICGMCSLYINGEAHGPDRGVTTCQLHMRMFKDGDTITIEPFRATAFPVVKDLIVDRTSFDRIQHAGGFISVNTSGNTIDANTIPINKHDADTAFDSATCIGCGACVASCKNSSAMLFVGAKVSQFALLPQGQIEATDRVLNMVKQMDDEGFGNCTNTGACEVECPKGISLKNIARMNSEYLKASLKG, encoded by the coding sequence ATGAATTTAACACTGAAAATTTGGCGTCAAAAAAACGCAAGTGATAAAGGGAAAATGGTGGATTATAAAGTCACCGATATTTCTCCAGATATGTCTTTCCTTGAAATGTTAGATGTATTAAACGAACAATTAATTAACAAAGATGAAGAGCCAGTAGCTTTCGATCACGATTGTCGTGAAGGAATTTGCGGAATGTGTTCTTTATATATTAACGGAGAAGCACATGGACCTGATCGTGGTGTAACCACTTGTCAGTTACACATGCGTATGTTTAAAGATGGCGATACCATTACTATCGAGCCATTTAGAGCAACAGCATTTCCAGTTGTAAAAGATTTAATTGTAGATAGAACTTCTTTTGATAGAATTCAACATGCAGGAGGATTTATTTCGGTAAATACTTCAGGGAATACTATTGATGCAAATACAATTCCTATTAATAAACACGATGCAGATACGGCTTTTGATTCTGCAACTTGTATTGGATGTGGTGCTTGTGTAGCTTCTTGTAAAAACTCTTCAGCAATGTTATTTGTTGGTGCTAAAGTATCTCAATTTGCATTGTTACCACAAGGTCAAATTGAAGCTACAGATCGTGTTTTAAACATGGTAAAACAAATGGATGATGAAGGTTTTGGTAACTGTACCAACACTGGAGCTTGCGAAGTGGAATGTCCTAAAGGAATTTCTTTAAAAAATATCGCTCGTATGAATTCAGAATACTTAAAAGCATCCTTAAAAGGATAA